The DNA segment TCCTGGGTGCGCGGCGGAATCTGCAGCAGCTCACGAACCTCGCTTTCGTGCAGGGTTTCCTGTTCCATCAGTGCCTGCACCATGGTATGCAGCATATCTACATGATCTTCCATAAGCTTGCGGGCCTCCTGGTAACATTCTCGGAGGATTTTACGCATCTCTTCATCAATTGCAGCTGCGGTAGCCTCACTGTAGTCCTGATGAGCGGCTATCTCGCGTCCCAGAAAGATCGGGGTCTCATCCTGGCCAAAGGCAACCGGGCCCAACCCGCTCATCCCCCAGCGAGTGACCATCTTGCGGGCAAGCTCGGTTGCCTGCTGCAGATCGTTCTGTACACCGGTCGTGGTCTGTCCATACACAATCTGCTCGGCAAGCATGCCGCCATAGGTGATCTTGATACGATCCCGCAACCAGGGGGCACCATAGGTATACACATCCTCTTCCGGCAAAGACATCGCCACGCCCAACGCACGACCGCGCGGTACAATGGTAACCTTGTGCAGCGGATCGGCGTGAGGCAGCAGCAGATGCAGTAGCGCATGTCCAGCCTCGTGATAGGCGGTCGATTCCCGTTCCGATGGCGACACCATCCGGGTTCGCCGCGCTGTCCCCATCAAAACCTTGTCGCGGGCTTCCTCGAAATCTGCTGCAGTAACCACCAACCGGTTATGACGGGCTGCATGCAGTGCCGCCTCGTTTACCAGATTTGCCAGGTCGGCTCCGCTGGAACCGGTTGTGCCCCGCGACAGCAAATCAAGGTCGACCTCGGGCGCCACCGGTATACCGCGGATATGGATCTTGAGAATCTCCAGACGTTCGCGGGCGTCGGGCATGTCCACCACAATCTGCCGGTCGAACCGCCCCGGACGCAGCAGCGCCGGATCAAGCACATCCGGCCGGTTGGTTGCCGCGATAATTATCACCCCGTCCTGGGTTGAGAACCCGTCCATCTCCACCAGCATCTGGTTCAGGGTTTGCTCCCGTTCATCATGACCACCGCCATACCCCGCTCCACGGCTGCGGCCTACCGCATCGAGCTCATCAATAAAAATGATGCACGGTGCATGTCGCCGCCCGGTTTCGAAAAGGTCGCGCACCCGACTCGCGCCAACCCCGACAAACATCTCTACGAAATCCGATCCGGAAATGTGAAAGAAAGCTACCCCGGCCTCACCGGCAACCGCCTTGGCCAGGAGGGTTTTGCCGGTCCCTGGCATTCCGGTCAGCAGCACCCCTTTGGGTATACGGGCACCAATCTGGCTGAAACGCTGCGGGTGCCGCAGAAACTCGACAACCTCCTGCAGATCCTGCTTGGCCTCATGTTGCCCGGCTACCCCGGCAAAATCGACCGTAACTGCATGCTCGGCAGAGAAACGCTTGACCCGGCTCTTGCCAAATGCTGACATCCCCCCGCCGCTGCTGTTCATACGCATCATCAGGAAATACAGTACGGCAACCGCGATAACCCATGGCAGGAAACTGAGCAGCACCGCACCTATCCGTAGAGGCTCAGGACGCCCGACTACCTCAACCTCTGCCGCCAGCAGCAGGTTCATCAGACCGTCATCAAGATAGGGAATCCGGGAATGAAAGGAGACTGCCGGACCTCCCGGACGTTGAATTGTTCCCCGTAGTTCCTGCTCCCCGATAATCTCGATGGCATCGATCCAGCCAGCCTCGACCGCACGCCTGACCTGGCTGTAGGTAAGCTCCTGGGAACCGGCACGCCCCCCTGCCAGCAGCCCGTACAGGGTAAAGATTGCCAGTCCGGTAACTATCCCCCAGAAAATGCGTCGTCTGCGCACGGTATGCAGATCAGCACTCATGACTCCCCCTCGTCCCGGTCCGCCCAAAGCAGCCGACCCTCGGGGTCAAGTATAACAGATATCTCCCCGCTGCGGGTTTCCAGAACGATGCAGCGTGAACGCAGAAAGGCAGGAACGGCGCGGCGCTGAAACACACGCTTCAGGCTGGTGCCTGATGGCAGTCTGTCGCCGGATACCGGACTGCGCAGAAGATATGGCGGGCTTATACCCCGCTGCCGCAGATCATCAGCTATCCGGTCACACAGCGGTTGGTCACACAGCTGCCGGTCAGCTCCGTGCGGCTGGCCTGACGGCACATCCCCGGCTTCGACCGGCACCCATTGCGACCAGTAGCTGTGCACGTGATCTCTGCGAAACACAAAAAGTCGCCCCTGGTCGGTATAGATCTCGATCCCGGCGGCTGTGGCAACATGCCGGGCGACTGCTGTCCCCCGGTTTCCCGGTGAGACACCGTCTTTCTGGCCAAGTTGTTCTACCGGTGCAAACAGGGTCCGCGGAACACGGCCGGTTGATTCCGGAACAAGCTGGTTGCGCAGCCGCTGCAGGCAGCCAACCCGTAAAACCCCGGGCAGCTGTAGCAGACGCTCCAGATCGAGCGAGAATCCCCCCCCGTACACAGGGGTTTGTTCCAGATGCAGCGGCAGAAAATCCTCCAGCCATCCCGTCACATCGCGAATATCCCGGGCCAGTCGCACAGCCGATCGACTGGCCTCCGGGTAGAGCTGCTGCAGCTGTGGCACCACCATGTGGCGAATATTGTTCCGGATAATACGGATATCGGTATTGGTAGAATCGGTATGATAGCTCAGATCAGCAGCCGCGGCGGCAATCTCTGCCTGCTCTGCCGCAAGCAGCGGCCGGATTATCGCCACCTCCGAGGTACCACCCCGGGAACGTACCGGCGCAATACCGCCAAGGCCCTCAATCCCGCTGCCGCCGCACAGCCGCATCAGCATGGTCTCAAGCTGATCACCGGCGTGATGCGCCACCGCCAACAGGTCAGCGGTACATTCCTGGCAGACGCCCTCCAGAAACTGGTAGCGCAACTGCCGGGCGGCGGCCTCCATGCCGAGATCAGCGCACAGCTGTGCTATTTCCCGACTGTCAGCGCGCCCCTGATACAGCGGGACGCCCAGATCCTGGCAGCTGTTTTCGATGAGCTGCCTTTCCCTGTCAATCTCGTCGGGTTCACGCAGCGCATGATCGTACCAGGCAGCAGAGACCGGGCCGATTCGCTGCCGGTTCCGGAGTTCACACAGCAGGTGCAATAGGAGCATACTGTCACGGCCACCGGAGCAGGCAGCCACCACCGGAGCGTGACGGGGCAGCCGTTGATCATCCCACCAGGAATCAATCTGTTGCAGGAGCGTTTGCATGGTACGCCACCAGGTGATCACCTGCAGCTGCAGTACCGGACTCGGCCCACAGCAATGCTGTTTCGGCTGCCGCCACAATAGCCGGCTGGAGCAGACGGCTCTCTGCATCGGAGGGAACCCCGAGCACATGCTCGACCACACTGCGCTGCGGTTCCTGCTGTCGAGGATGGCCGATACCGATATACAACCGGGAAAAGTTCCCGCCGGGAAGCCATGCCAGCAGGCTTTTTATACCGTTATGTCCGGCGCTGGAACCCCCATTCTTGAGTCGCAGCCGACCGGGGGCCAGGTCGAGGTTATCGACAATAGTCAGGATCTCCGTCGGATTGACTTTCCAACGCTTCAGCACATACGGCAGTACCACCCCGCTGCGATTCATGTAGGTGCATGGTTTCACCAGAACCAGACCCCGGCGGCGATCCTCGCAAAATAAAAAAGGCCGCAGAAAAGCTTTTTTCCAGCGACCTTTGATCAGTGTACAGATAGTGTCGAGCGTCAGAAACCCGACATTATGCCGGGTCTGCTCGTATTTAACCCCGGGGTTGCCGAGGCCGATTACAATCCGCATCGGTGCCCTACTCGGCAGGAGTTTCGGTGGCGCCCTCTTCTGCCTCGTCTTCCTCACCGGCTGCTTCGGCACGCTGATGCACAACCGCAGCAACAACTGCGTCGCTGTTAGTCACAATCCTGATGCCAGTCGGCGGTGTGATATCACCGACATGCAATGCGTGAGCACTGGTCAGGTTTTCGATCGGAATATCGATGGCCTCAACCAGATCCTTTGGCAGACACTCGATCTCGACCTCATGCAGCGGGTTTTCCAGGATACCACCCTCACGAACCTCGTTCGGGGTTCCTACCAGATGCAGGGCTACATGGGTTCGCAGTTTCTTGCCAGCCTCAACCTCGTAGAAATCAACATGCAGAACGCGTCCGGTGATGACATCTTCCTGATAGTCCTTGATAAGCACATCGCGCTTCTCTTTGCCGACCTTGAGATTCAGAATGGTACTCTCGGATACTACCTTGAACTCGCGCATAAAATCACGCTCATCCATGCTGACGCTGAAAGCGTCATCGTGTCCATACACTACCGCGGGGATACGCCCGGCAGCACGCAGTCGATTATTAGGTCCTTTTCCAACCTCGGTACGCTTTTCAGCGACAATTACATGTTCCATGAAAGATCGTCTCCTTATGTGATCGGTACTGGGACGGCAGGATTCGAACCTGCGCATGACGGGACCAAAACCCGTTGACTTACCACTTGTCCACGTCCCAAAGCAACGGGGGGGATTGTACGTAATTTCAAAAAAAAAATCAATCGACGAGCCGGAAATTATACGACTTTCCGGTACCGGCAGCTATTCCAGAGAGTCATCGGGATGCGATTCTTCATCTCCCCCGTTCTCAAGGTGCTCCTCGTAGGCCTTCAGGATCTGATCCTGCAGTGAAGCCCGAAAATCAGCATGAATCGGATGAGCGACATCCTTGAATTCACCGGATTTGGTCTTGCGACTTGGCATCGCAATGAATACCCCGGTTTTCCCTTCGATAATCTTCAGGTTGTGAACCACAAAACTATCGTCAAATGTTACCGTTACATATGCTTTCAGTTTCCCGCCGGACGACACATTACGGATTCTGATGTCGGTAATTTCCATGTCCCACTCCTCCAAGCTGATGCAGGGATGCATTCATTACCATTAGCATACATGGTAATAGAGGAGAATGCCAGAAAAAAAGCAGAATCAGGGTAAAATCAGGCGTCTGCCGACTGTGAGTACACCACCTCGGCCTCGTGCCACAAGCGTTCCAGTTCATAAAAGGTACGCGCCTCGGGCCGCATGATGTGGATTACGAAATCGCCGCAGTCGACATACGCCCATTGATCATCCTTGGGACGCTTGGTGGGATTGCGGGTCTGCACATCATGGGCTGCCAGAAAATCATCCAGCATATTCATCAGCCCCTGCAGCTGGGCATGACTCTGTACCGTGGTAATAATCAAATAATCAGTATAGCCGGAAATTGCACTGACATTCAGTGCCACGGTCTTCTTGCCAGCCTGCTCGGCGATCTTTTCGGCAGCCTCTGTAACAATTTTTTGTGTATCGTACTTCATCAGTTTCTCACCTTCCATCCATCAAAATCTGCACCGAGAATTACTGTTACATCGGTGACTACATCTGTTTCGTAATCAGGTCGTGTCTCAATCAGCTGGGCGTCGATTACATCCGCCACAGACTGGGCTTTTTCCATCGAGCCCTGGCGATCATACACCAGGGTTTGTGCATAGTCCGAGGTATCGGCATTTCCGACCGAAATAACCTGAAAACCATAGCCCTCGAACAGCTCCTGGGTACGTGCAGCCAGACCGGAACGCCGGGTGCCATTGAGCAGTTCAATTCGCACCACCTCTCCCCGAGCCACGGGATCGCCCTGTGACAGGGTTTGTACAACCTGGCGCACGGTATCCTTTAACAGGTCTCCCTCGAAATGCGGGAACAGCAGCTGGCGGGTTTCACCCTGGATATCCACCGTTCGCATCGTGCCGAGGACCCGCTGCTGGATCATGTTGTCGGTGTCGGCATCATACAGCATCCCGATTATCGAAGCCATCTCCCGACGATCCAGATCGGTCTGCATACGGCGTAACACCGCTCCCGGCTGCTGTTCGAAAATGCGGCGTTCACGCCCCATGCTGAACAATAGCTGCGCGGCAATCTCCTGGTTTCGCGCCATAAGCTCCTGAGGGGTCAGAAGCTCGCGCTCATAGATCAAATAGTCAACCAGCTTGGGGCCATCCAGACGCACATTCCCGCCCGGCAGCAATATGCTGCTTTCGGTATCGCGCACCGGATCGGGAATAAAAACTGTCAGACCGCCCAGGATATCCACCAGTTCGCTCAGCTGATCAAGATCAATCTTGAGGTGATAGTCGATATCCACACCGATCTGTTCGGATATCTTGCTGCGATAGGGCCCGATCCCCTCCAACTCGAACAGACTGCCGATCCGGTCAACCCTGTTCAGGCGGGAAATAATAGCGCCCATATCATCCGGAATGTCAAGCATCCCGATGCGGCGAGAATTGGGGTGAGCAAACACTACCTGGGTCGAGACCAGGCGCCCTTCATCATGCAAAACCGTCAACAGGGCTAGCGGTTCACCGTCCCGGATACGGGCCGACACCGGGTCAACCCGCGTTTGCTGAACCAGAAATATGGTAACTGTACCAAGTACGATTACGATGATCGCGATCAGAATCGCTACTATTACTGTAGAAGACCCAGTCCTTTGCATTATCTCCCTTTCAGCCATTCATAAAACAGCCGGGTGTCAGGTGACAGCTCGCCAAATCGTGAGCGCTGATCCTCCAGAACCATGGCACATGATTCAGATAAATCAGCGTTTTGTAAAGCCTGTCGCAGCCGCGGATCCGGCAGCCGGCGTCCGGGTTCGGCATAATCAGCCACAAACAGCACCTTGCCGATATCATCCATCCCCCGCTGTCCGAGGGTATGGTGGGCAACCGCCCGCAGCACCGACTCATGCAAAATGCCATACTCACGATGCAGCAGATCAGCCGCACATAGCCCGTGCAGCAATACCGGGGTGGCCAGCTGCTGATCGCTGACCGCCAGCCCGAACTGCCTGGCATAGGATAAAAGTCGTTGCGGTGACCACTCCCGAACCAGATCATGGGCAATCGCTGCCAGCCGGACCGGCCAGATCGGTACGCGGTGTCTCTCGGCAAGGTGCATCGCGGTTGTTTCGACCCGCAGACTGTGCGCAAAACGCTGCTGGCTCATTTCCTGCTCAGCCCGAGCGCAAATATCCGGGTAGACCTCGGGTATCCCGGTATACAGTGCTTCGTGCACGATACAGTCCGCCACCACCGCCGGAACCAGCTGGTAGATATCCTGTCCACGGCGGGCTCGCATGCGGATTTCGGTAGAGGATACATCGATCGGATCGATCTCGATACGACGCAGCCGCACCCCGTCTGCCTGCAATCGCTGTTCCAGCAGCAGGCGCTCCGACTCCGCATCGCTATCACCGCTACGCGTACAAACCAGAAAGCTGCATCGCTTGACAAGCTCGGAATACCCGTGCCAGTCAGGCAGTCCGGCCATGGCATCTTCCCCCAGCAAAAACCAGGGCTCCGCAAGGTCATGCTCACTTACAAGCTGCTTGATTGTTTCCAGGGTGTAGGATCTGCCGCCACGGCGTATCTCAATATCCGAAACACTGCTCCAGGGCAGATCCTCAACGGCGCGGCGCAGCATCTGCAACCGCAGCTCATCGGCGGCCTGCGGCCCCGAATGTTTATGCGGATTACGGGCGGCTGGGATCCAGATAACCCGGCGACAGTATCCACGGGAAACCGCCTCCCGGGCAATCGCCAGGTGGCCATTGTGTAGCGGGTCAAAGCTGCCGCCGAACACCGCTGTTGACTCACGCATCCTGTGCGTCGTCCTCCTCCTGGGCCCAGTCCGGCACATAATCCACGGCTGGAGACTGCATAAAATCCGGCACCGCATCATCCTGTCGCTGTTGCTGTTCCTCGGCCTGCTGTTCGGTTGCGTAGATATCTCGTATCGCCCGGATCACCTCCTCGAGTCCTTGACGCGAGAAGTTGGACAGCGCCAGCACGGTCTCATCTGCGGGGATCTCCTCGCGAAAGCGCGCCAGATACTCGCCATCAGGATCCAGATCGACCTTGTTGGCAATCACCATCCGCGGCAGCTCGACAAGCTCCTCGGCATAGCTGCGCAGCTCATCCAGCAGCATCCGGAAAACCTCGCCGGGATTCGGCTTGGTAACATCCAGCAGAAACACCAGCCCGCGGGTGCGCGCAATGTGGCGCAAGAATCGCAGCCCCAACCCGTGGCCCTCGGCCGCGCCCTCGATTATCCCGGGGATATCGGCGATAACAATATCGGTATACCCTACCTGCAGGACCCCCAGATTAGGGATCTTGGTGGTAAAGGGATAGGCTCCGATCTTGGGATGGGCATTGGTCAACACATCAAGCAGACTGGACTTGCCGGCATTCGGCAGCCCGACCAGCCCCATGTCGGCTATTATTCGCAGCTCTACCCGCACGCGGAATCGTTCACCATCCTCGCCGGGCTGTGCAAACCGCGGGGCCTGGTGTCGCGAGGTGGCAAAATGGGCATTCCCCTTGCCGCCGCGACCGCCGCGCAACACGATCCGCTCCTCACCGACCTCGGTAAAATCGCCGATCACCTCGCCGGTATCGAGGTTGGTTACCACTGTACCGGGCGGCACCTCGACGATTGCCGGAGAGCCATCGGATCCGTGGCGGTTCCGTTTTGATCCGGGATGCCCGTTTTCGGCATGGTATGCGTGCCGCATAGTAAGGTGGGTAAGGGTTTTCAGGTTTTCGCGTACACGGAAAATCACATCCCCGCCGCGACCGCCATCACCACCATCCGGGCCGCCGCGCGGAACATACTTCTCGCGCCGAAATGAAACCGCCCCGTGGCCGCCGGACCCCGAGGCGATATCAATCGTAATCTGGTCTACAAATCGTTCCACAGAGGGTAGGCCTACGCCTGAGCCTCGATCGAAACGGTTTTCTTGCCGCGCCGAACACCGAACACAACAGTACCGGCTTCTTTGGCGAACAGGGTGTGGTCGGTACCACAGCCAACATTCGCGCCGGGATGGAATCGGGTGCCGCGCTGTCGAACCAGAATCTCGCCAGCCTTGACCAGCTGACCGCCGAAGCGTTTCACGCCGAGGCGTTTACTTTCTGAATCGCGACCGTTCTTGGAGCTTCCTCCACCTTTTTTATGTGCCATCGTCTACCTCACTTTCCCAGTGTATAGTTTACTATCTCGATAACTGCATGATCGGGCTGATCGGCCTGGATGCTTTCCAGCCCGTTCAACAACACACGACCTGCAGCCTGTGCATGCCCCCGATCGCCAATCGACTCGATCTCCAGGAGAAACTCTCCCGGTCGATCGATCCGACCAGTCACCCGGTGTTCCGGGTGCTCGGTAAGCGTCAGGGCATATGCCTTTGCGAGCACACTCACTGCAGCACAGACCGGATCACCCCCGGACTGCAGCATACCGGCATGACCGCGGATCTCTACCCGACGAACACACCCGTCGCTCTCGGCCGCAATGCTCGCCCGCACCATTGCCTACGCGCTGATGTCGGTAATGCGCAGGCGGGTAAAGGTCGGTCGGCTGCCCTGCTTGCGGGAGTAATTCTTGCGGCGCTTGTACTTGTACACCGTAATCTTGCTTCCCTTGTAGGTATCCTCGACCGTAGCAGTAACCTTGGCGCCCTTTACGTACGGGGTTCCCCAGGTTGCCTTCTTGTCATCGCGCAGCATAACAACGCTGTCGATGGTCAGGCTGCTGCCGGACTCCTGCTGAAGCTTGTCCACCTCCAGCACCTTTCCCTTTTCAGCCTTGTACTGTCTTCCGTTAAATTCAACTATTGCGTACATACGTATCCCTTATATTTGTTCGTAGAATGCGAGTACCGGACTATAGCACGACGCCCCCCGCATGGTCAACTCGATTCGGGACTGCACCAGTGTAGATATGCAGCCATTCCCGTAGTATATTACTATATATGTCACCTATCACCCGCCAGTACAGACCTGCCCCCGCCCCGCTCCTTCGCGCAGGATTACCGGTCACCATACTGCTGGCGGCACTTCTGGTTGTGCCTGGTATTCTGGCTGCCGCCGTGACTCCCACCAGGGATCACACCACACGGACTGAGCCCGAAAACTCCCGGGAGCGCGGGCATGAACGCAACGACGAGCACAGAACCGCCATGCTGATGGGTATTCACGCCGGTTTACTGTATACCGGAGGTAACGACAATGTGCCCCGCGGCATCGCACCCGAGGCGGCAGCTGCCATCACTACATTCAGTTTTCCGCCCTCCAATTGGCTGTTTACCAGCGCTCGCCTCGGTATCACCCCGTTTCACAACGCCTCGTATCTTGACCGATACGCCTACGACGATGAAGCCATCTGCCGCGAGCGCGAATCTGGCTCCGAGGCATATTCCTCCCGCTGTAACTATATCTTTAATCAGCCCGAGATCTTTGGCACCTTTGAAGGCGGAATATACCTGACCGGACTGCATCCGCGACTGCATGTCGGAGTCGGTGCCGGTTACCGGATTCCGGGCAGCCTGTCGGGCTTCTACGCCACCGTAACCCTGTTAAACGGTCTGGTACAGGTTCGGGGTAACCATGAATATCTCTCGGCCGGGATTTCGATTCCCGTTGGCATCAGCTATCACTAACCCGCCCCCCTGTCGCTACCCCGCCAGCTCAAGCACCCTGGCAATCCGCTGCTCCAGCTCGGTCAGCGAGAAATAGCGGGCCTCGCGCAACTGCTCACGCCCATCATAAAAAAACAGCACAGCAGGAATGGTAAATATCGACAGCTGTGCCGCCGGCTTAGGATGGTGATGAGCATTTACCTCCACCCCGTACAAAGCGGGATAGCGTGCCAGCAGTGCCGCGATTCTGGGCTTGATGGCGCTGCAGACCCCGCAGTTGTCTCCCGTAACATATACCAGGACAAAGCGATGCCCCTGTAAAATCCGCCTCAGCTCATCCTGGGTACGCACCTCAGTCATCATTACCTCCGATTACATCCAGCAGATCTCGCCCGTAGCGCTCCAGCTTGGACTCGCCGATCCCGGTGACCGCAGCCAGTTCGGACAAGGAGCACGGGCGTTGCCGCACCAGCTCGCGCAGGGTACGATCATGCAGGATCACGTAGGATGGCACCCCCTGCTCGCGCGCCAGCTGCAGGCGCCACCCGCGCAGCACCTGCCACAGCTGCTCATCAGCCTCGCTGTATTGCGGTGCGTTGTCAGCGGTGGCAGCACCGCTGCCCGCCTGGTGAGATCCCCCGATACCACCACCGGCGCCCGTCACACCGCGCCGCCGACCGGCACGCCCGTTCACCGCCGCCTGCCTCAGCTGCAGCGACACCTCGCCCCGCAGCAGTGGCCGCGCTGCCTCGGTCAGCAGCAGCGAACCATGATTCTCGACATCCACCGTCAGGTACCCCAGCGCGATCAGCTGCCGGAACAACACCCGCCAGGCCGGCGCCGCCAGCTCGCCCCCGATCCCGAAGGTAGACAGCCGGTCATGCCCGTAGCGGGCCACCCGCGAATCGCTGTCCTTACCCAGCAGCACATCGATCACATAACTCACCCCGAACCGCTGCCCGGTACGGTACACACACGACAGCGCCTTCTGCGCCGCCTCGGTAGCATCCCAGGTGGGCGCCGGATCCAGGCAGCTGTCACAGTTGCCGCAGGGCGGGTGCCCCGGCTCTCCCAGATACTCCAGCAGGGCCTGACGCCGGCAGCCATTGCCCTCGCACAGCGCCAGCATTGCATCCAGTTTCTGCCGCTCCACCCGCTGCTGCTGCTCGCTCGCCCCCGAATCGGCCATCATCCGCCGCAGGGTAATCGCCTCCTGCAGCCCGTAGGCCATCCAGGCGCTGGCCGGCTCACCGTCGCGCCCCGCCCGTCCGGTCTCCTGGTAGTAGGCCTCGATGCTTTTCGGCAAGCTCAGGTGCGCCACAAACCGGACATCCGGCTTGTCGATCCCCATCCCGAAGGCGATGGTCGCCACGATTATTACCCCGTCCTCGCGCAGGAACCGCTCCTGATGCATTCGACGGGTCTCCGCATCCAGCCCGGCATGATACGGCAGGGCCACCCGCCCACGCGCACTGAGCCACTCGGCGGTCTGCTCGACCTTCTTGCGCGACAGACAGTACACGATCCCGGCATCCTGCGGATGATTCTGCAGCAGAAAAGCCCACAACCGCTGACGCGCCTCCCCGCCCTCGGTAATGCTGTAACGGATATTCGGCCGGTCAAAACTAGTGATAAAGGTATCAGCCTGAGCCAGCTGCAGCTGCTCCACAATCTCGGCCCGGGTGCGCTGGTCGGCAGTAGCCGTAAGCGCCAGCCGCGGCACCTGCGGGAACCGCTCGGCCAAAAGCGACAGCCGCCGGTACTCCGGGCGGAAATCATGCCCCCACTGGGAGACACAGTGCGCCTCATCGATCGCAAACAGGGCGATCCCGGGGGTCCCAGTCGCCACAGCTGCGCCTGACACACCGGCACCACCGGCCACCCCGCTCGGTCCGGCATCACCAGCCGCTGCGCTGGACCCAGCTGATCCGGCACCAGCAGCCAGCTCATCCAGCAGCCCCAGCATACGCTCGCTGAACAGCCGCTCCGGGGCCAGATACAGCAGATCCAGCTCTCCCCGCAGCAGCTCCTGCTCGACCCGCCGCGCCTCGGCCGCCTGCAGGCTCGAGTTCAGAAACGCCGCCCGCACCCCGTTCTGCCGCAGCGCCG comes from the Spirochaeta africana DSM 8902 genome and includes:
- a CDS encoding ribosomal-processing cysteine protease Prp codes for the protein MVRASIAAESDGCVRRVEIRGHAGMLQSGGDPVCAAVSVLAKAYALTLTEHPEHRVTGRIDRPGEFLLEIESIGDRGHAQAAGRVLLNGLESIQADQPDHAVIEIVNYTLGK
- the rpmA gene encoding 50S ribosomal protein L27; the protein is MAHKKGGGSSKNGRDSESKRLGVKRFGGQLVKAGEILVRQRGTRFHPGANVGCGTDHTLFAKEAGTVVFGVRRGKKTVSIEAQA
- a CDS encoding RecQ family ATP-dependent DNA helicase, which codes for MQEAYAILEKIYGYEDFRLQQREVIAALLAGRDAFVLMPTGGGKSLCYQIPAMVRPGIGVVVSPLIALMQDQVAALRQNGVRAAFLNSSLQAAEARRVEQELLRGELDLLYLAPERLFSERMLGLLDELAAGAGSAGSSAAAGDAGPSGVAGGAGVSGAAVATGTPGIALFAIDEAHCVSQWGHDFRPEYRRLSLLAERFPQVPRLALTATADQRTRAEIVEQLQLAQADTFITSFDRPNIRYSITEGGEARQRLWAFLLQNHPQDAGIVYCLSRKKVEQTAEWLSARGRVALPYHAGLDAETRRMHQERFLREDGVIIVATIAFGMGIDKPDVRFVAHLSLPKSIEAYYQETGRAGRDGEPASAWMAYGLQEAITLRRMMADSGASEQQQRVERQKLDAMLALCEGNGCRRQALLEYLGEPGHPPCGNCDSCLDPAPTWDATEAAQKALSCVYRTGQRFGVSYVIDVLLGKDSDSRVARYGHDRLSTFGIGGELAAPAWRVLFRQLIALGYLTVDVENHGSLLLTEAARPLLRGEVSLQLRQAAVNGRAGRRRGVTGAGGGIGGSHQAGSGAATADNAPQYSEADEQLWQVLRGWRLQLAREQGVPSYVILHDRTLRELVRQRPCSLSELAAVTGIGESKLERYGRDLLDVIGGNDD
- the rplU gene encoding 50S ribosomal protein L21 yields the protein MYAIVEFNGRQYKAEKGKVLEVDKLQQESGSSLTIDSVVMLRDDKKATWGTPYVKGAKVTATVEDTYKGSKITVYKYKRRKNYSRKQGSRPTFTRLRITDISA
- a CDS encoding thioredoxin family protein → MTEVRTQDELRRILQGHRFVLVYVTGDNCGVCSAIKPRIAALLARYPALYGVEVNAHHHPKPAAQLSIFTIPAVLFFYDGREQLREARYFSLTELEQRIARVLELAG